The Arthrobacter sp. NicSoilC5 genome has a window encoding:
- a CDS encoding MFS transporter, with protein sequence MNFALYRELLAIRPIRRLLLVGMVARIPHSAAGVLLTLHIVLTLGQGYAAAGAAAAVMTIGIALGAPWRGRRVDTVGLRTALIPSVISETVIWSIVPHVSYQWLLPLVFVGGLLTLPIFSVVRQSLGVLAEGDQRRTAFALDAITTEFVFMIGPAAGAVVATSGHTTAGLTVVGVATSLAGLFLMWFNPPTRSRDQTVECVEDEQHAAEVAVVSTAPAHVQEAAAELAPAGAATSAAQGGLRGRLAGGFAWFTATVAALFAVAAGAGMVLSGTDVGIVAALETGGHQSEIGIVFVFWCAASVLGGLIYGAMHRPIPPVILLLGMAALTLPMAFAHDTWTLAFISVLPGLLCAPVLSAASEKVADLVSEERRGEAMGWYGSALTAGVALGSPLAGVFIDIMGPSGGFVSVGAAGVLLCLVGLALQQRRRRAAA encoded by the coding sequence GTGAATTTCGCTCTCTACCGGGAGTTGCTCGCCATCCGGCCGATCCGGCGGCTGCTGCTGGTGGGCATGGTTGCCCGCATCCCCCATTCAGCCGCGGGGGTCCTGCTGACCCTGCATATCGTCCTCACCCTGGGCCAGGGCTACGCCGCAGCCGGCGCTGCAGCGGCGGTCATGACCATCGGCATTGCCCTCGGGGCGCCGTGGCGGGGGAGGCGCGTGGACACCGTGGGGTTGCGGACCGCCCTCATCCCGTCGGTCATCTCGGAGACCGTGATCTGGTCCATCGTGCCCCATGTGTCGTACCAGTGGCTCCTGCCGCTGGTCTTCGTGGGCGGCCTGCTCACATTGCCCATTTTCAGCGTGGTGCGGCAATCCTTGGGTGTCCTGGCCGAGGGTGACCAGCGGCGCACCGCGTTCGCCCTGGACGCCATCACCACGGAATTCGTATTCATGATCGGGCCGGCCGCCGGCGCCGTCGTAGCTACCAGCGGCCACACTACTGCGGGACTGACAGTGGTGGGCGTGGCTACGTCCCTCGCCGGGCTGTTCCTCATGTGGTTCAACCCGCCCACCCGCAGCCGGGACCAAACGGTCGAATGCGTCGAGGATGAACAGCACGCTGCGGAAGTCGCCGTCGTCTCCACGGCACCGGCGCATGTCCAGGAAGCGGCCGCGGAGCTGGCCCCTGCGGGCGCGGCCACCAGCGCGGCGCAGGGCGGCCTGCGGGGAAGGCTGGCCGGCGGCTTCGCCTGGTTCACCGCCACGGTCGCGGCACTCTTCGCCGTTGCCGCCGGCGCGGGCATGGTCCTCAGCGGCACCGACGTCGGCATTGTCGCGGCCCTGGAAACCGGCGGCCACCAGAGCGAAATCGGAATTGTCTTTGTCTTCTGGTGCGCTGCCTCCGTGCTGGGCGGCCTGATTTACGGCGCCATGCACCGGCCCATTCCACCTGTCATCCTGCTGCTGGGCATGGCCGCGCTGACGCTGCCCATGGCCTTCGCCCACGACACGTGGACGCTTGCCTTCATATCCGTCCTCCCCGGCCTGCTCTGCGCCCCCGTGCTGTCCGCGGCCTCCGAGAAGGTCGCGGACCTGGTATCGGAGGAACGGCGCGGGGAGGCCATGGGCTGGTACGGCTCCGCGCTGACCGCCGGCGTTGCGCTCGGTTCGCCCCTCGCCGGGGTCTTCATCGACATCATGGGCCCCTCCGGCGGCTTCGTGTCCGTCGGCGCCGCCGGCGTGCTGCTCTGCCTGGTGGGCCTAGCGCTCCAGCAGCGCCGCCGCCGCGCCGCCGCCTGA
- a CDS encoding DUF1844 domain-containing protein has translation MSTSDSNSYVFEPGEAGADVSQQIRDISEVPAIEVITTAAVHLMSAAAVKLGLAAEDNAAELKDLDEARKLITALAGLVTAAAPEIGSQHAGPLRDGLRSLQLAFREESLIPDAPGKGPGEKYTGAVN, from the coding sequence ATGAGCACCTCAGACAGTAATTCGTACGTCTTCGAGCCCGGCGAAGCAGGCGCAGACGTTTCACAACAGATCCGCGACATCTCCGAAGTTCCCGCCATCGAGGTCATCACCACGGCCGCCGTGCACCTGATGAGCGCGGCCGCGGTAAAGCTTGGCCTGGCCGCAGAGGACAACGCAGCCGAACTCAAGGACCTCGACGAGGCCCGGAAGCTGATCACCGCGCTGGCCGGCCTGGTGACCGCAGCCGCCCCCGAGATCGGTTCCCAGCACGCAGGGCCCTTGCGCGACGGCCTGCGGTCCCTGCAGCTGGCTTTCCGTGAAGAGTCGCTGATTCCGGATGCACCGGGCAAGGGCCCGGGTGAAAAGTACACCGGGGCCGTGAACTAG
- the infC gene encoding translation initiation factor IF-3: MNERIRVPEVRLVGPAGEQVGIVRIEDALRLAAESDLDLVEVAPQAKPPVCKLMDFGKYKYEAAVKAREARKNQTNTVLKEIRFRLKIDTHDYETKRGHALRFLGAGDKVKAMIQFRGREQQRPEMGIRLLQRFADDVAEVGVVESSPRIDGRNMVMVVGPLKNKAEAKAEARRATQRAEAKAQNEAKAAGRVDTSGEDQAPMTQSLADLLPEGFTVSTEPEAPAADSAPAEAPAAAPEQEAPKAPAPKQEAPKQEAPKAEAPKAPAPKQEAPKQEAPKAAAPKAAAPKAAAPAPKPAAAAKPEAAAPSAPKPAGVPAPPKPVARPAAPKPAARPAPKAVPKPAGKKTN, from the coding sequence ATCAATGAGCGTATCCGCGTCCCCGAGGTGCGGCTGGTCGGCCCTGCAGGTGAACAGGTAGGAATCGTCCGTATTGAGGATGCCCTGCGCCTGGCTGCCGAGTCCGACCTTGATCTCGTTGAAGTTGCACCTCAGGCGAAGCCTCCGGTGTGCAAGCTGATGGACTTCGGCAAGTACAAGTACGAGGCCGCAGTCAAGGCACGTGAGGCCCGGAAGAACCAGACGAACACGGTTCTGAAGGAAATCCGCTTCCGCCTGAAGATCGACACCCACGACTACGAGACCAAGCGCGGCCACGCCCTGCGCTTCCTCGGCGCCGGGGACAAGGTCAAGGCCATGATCCAGTTCCGTGGCCGTGAGCAGCAGCGTCCGGAGATGGGCATCCGCCTGCTCCAGCGCTTCGCGGACGACGTCGCCGAAGTCGGCGTGGTGGAGTCCAGCCCCCGTATCGACGGCCGCAACATGGTCATGGTGGTTGGTCCGCTGAAGAACAAGGCTGAGGCCAAGGCGGAAGCACGCCGGGCAACCCAGCGCGCCGAGGCCAAGGCCCAGAACGAAGCCAAGGCTGCGGGACGGGTTGACACCTCCGGCGAGGACCAGGCCCCCATGACCCAGTCACTGGCGGACCTCCTGCCGGAAGGCTTCACCGTCTCCACTGAACCGGAGGCACCGGCCGCGGACAGCGCCCCGGCTGAAGCCCCTGCTGCCGCTCCTGAGCAGGAAGCCCCCAAGGCCCCCGCTCCGAAGCAGGAAGCTCCAAAGCAGGAAGCCCCGAAGGCCGAAGCCCCCAAGGCTCCCGCTCCGAAGCAGGAAGCTCCGAAGCAGGAAGCCCCGAAGGCCGCCGCTCCCAAGGCTGCTGCACCGAAGGCCGCCGCTCCGGCGCCCAAGCCTGCAGCTGCCGCCAAGCCGGAAGCTGCCGCACCGTCGGCGCCGAAGCCGGCTGGTGTGCCTGCGCCGCCGAAGCCGGTGGCCAGGCCTGCTGCACCGAAGCCTGCTGCCCGCCCTGCCCCCAAGGCAGTGCCGAAGCCGGCCGGTAAGAAGACCAACTAG
- the rpmI gene encoding 50S ribosomal protein L35 — translation MPKMKTHSGAKKRFKLTGSGKLRRQQANRRHYLEHKSSRLTRRLAGDKIVFKGDAKVIRKMLGI, via the coding sequence ATGCCGAAGATGAAGACCCACAGTGGTGCTAAGAAGCGCTTCAAGCTGACCGGCAGCGGCAAGCTGCGCCGCCAGCAGGCCAACCGCCGCCACTACCTGGAGCACAAGTCCAGCCGCCTGACCCGCCGCCTTGCCGGCGACAAGATCGTCTTCAAGGGCGACGCCAAGGTCATCCGGAAGATGCTCGGCATCTAG
- the rplT gene encoding 50S ribosomal protein L20 — protein MARVKRAVNAHKKRRVVLERAKGYRGQRSRLYRKAKEQLLHSFVYSYGDRKKKKGDFRRLWIQRINAASRANGLTYNRLIQGLKAAEVEVDRRMLAELAVSDANAFAALVQVAKDSLPADTSAKKVAAA, from the coding sequence GTGGCACGTGTGAAGAGGGCGGTCAACGCCCACAAGAAGCGCCGGGTTGTTCTTGAACGGGCGAAGGGTTACCGCGGACAGCGTTCGCGCCTGTACCGCAAGGCCAAGGAACAGCTGCTGCACTCGTTTGTGTACAGCTACGGTGACCGCAAGAAGAAGAAGGGCGACTTCCGCCGCCTGTGGATCCAGCGCATCAACGCTGCGTCCCGCGCCAACGGCCTCACCTACAACCGCCTCATCCAGGGCCTGAAGGCCGCTGAGGTCGAGGTTGACCGCCGCATGCTGGCCGAGCTTGCCGTTTCTGACGCCAACGCCTTCGCCGCACTGGTCCAGGTGGCCAAGGACTCCCTGCCGGCAGACACCTCCGCCAAGAAGGTTGCCGCAGCCTAG
- a CDS encoding RNA methyltransferase, producing MNETGRPQDLPLSNPRADRVRDVARLAGRPARLKRGQFLAEGPQAVREALKLHQQRLAAGAPGVVTEVFASESCLDRFPEFEQLAEGTNARLATDEVLAAMADTVNPQGIVAVCRFVDVELADVLDAGPRLIAVLCQVRDPGNAGTVLRAADSAGADAVIFTASSVDIYNPKAVRSTAGSLFHLPVVLAADPAELAAACKARGIGVLAADGYGQLDLDVLQDENARRRLTGDGPESAFDLAAPTAWFFGNEAQGLSDEELELADHRVAVPVYGAAESLNLGTAATVCLYASARSQRRPDTAAGQVRAG from the coding sequence ATGAACGAAACCGGGCGCCCGCAAGATCTTCCACTGTCCAACCCCCGAGCCGATCGGGTCAGGGACGTGGCAAGGCTTGCAGGGCGCCCGGCCCGTTTAAAGCGTGGCCAATTCCTTGCCGAAGGGCCGCAGGCGGTCCGGGAAGCCCTCAAGCTCCACCAGCAGCGCCTCGCGGCGGGAGCGCCCGGAGTGGTTACCGAGGTATTCGCCAGCGAAAGCTGCCTGGACCGCTTCCCCGAATTCGAACAGCTCGCCGAAGGCACCAACGCCCGGCTGGCCACCGATGAGGTCCTGGCGGCCATGGCGGACACCGTCAACCCGCAGGGAATCGTGGCCGTCTGCAGGTTCGTGGACGTTGAGCTGGCGGACGTGCTCGACGCCGGCCCGCGCCTGATTGCCGTGCTGTGCCAGGTCCGGGACCCGGGAAATGCAGGAACCGTGCTGCGTGCGGCCGATTCGGCCGGCGCCGACGCCGTCATTTTCACAGCGTCCAGCGTGGATATCTACAACCCCAAGGCGGTCCGCTCCACCGCAGGGTCGCTGTTCCATCTTCCGGTCGTCCTGGCCGCAGATCCCGCGGAACTGGCTGCCGCCTGCAAGGCCCGGGGCATCGGCGTCCTCGCTGCCGACGGTTACGGGCAGCTGGACCTGGATGTCCTGCAGGACGAGAACGCGCGGCGCAGGCTCACCGGGGACGGCCCTGAATCCGCCTTTGACCTCGCTGCACCGACCGCCTGGTTCTTTGGGAATGAGGCCCAGGGACTCTCGGATGAGGAGCTTGAACTGGCCGACCACCGGGTGGCGGTCCCGGTATACGGCGCGGCCGAAAGCCTCAACCTTGGAACCGCAGCCACCGTGTGCCTCTACGCCAGCGCCCGATCCCAGCGCCGCCCCGACACTGCCGCCGGGCAGGTCCGCGCCGGGTAA
- a CDS encoding GlsB/YeaQ/YmgE family stress response membrane protein — protein sequence MGFLAWIILGLIVGAIVKAVMPGRVGGGWVTSLILGVVGAIVGGWIGSLLFNKGDLAFFDLGTWILAIVGGLVVAGIYGAVTGRGKASRAP from the coding sequence ATGGGTTTTCTTGCTTGGATTATTCTGGGCCTGATTGTCGGGGCCATCGTTAAAGCCGTTATGCCCGGTCGGGTCGGCGGCGGCTGGGTTACCAGCCTCATCCTGGGTGTCGTTGGAGCCATCGTTGGCGGCTGGATTGGCAGCCTCCTGTTCAACAAGGGCGATCTTGCCTTCTTCGACCTCGGCACCTGGATTCTCGCTATCGTCGGCGGCCTGGTTGTCGCCGGCATCTACGGAGCCGTCACCGGACGCGGAAAAGCCAGCCGCGCTCCCTGA
- a CDS encoding MFS transporter — MSSVLSPSTAARTKTPNVGMAIFALAMGGVGIGVTEFTMMGLLKEVEQGLGISTPEAGHLISAYALGVVVGAPLLAAVGARLPRKKLALGLLLFFTVANLTSFIAPDYGTMLVSRFAAGLPHGAFFGVAAVIAASLVPPTRRGWAISMVMAGLSVSNVVGVPFATWLGQTFGWRLLFVLVGAIGLVALAMVWKFVPFQQAHPDASIRRELGALKRLQVWLALLVGIVGFGGFFATYTYIAHTMTAVAGIPSGLLPLVVALYGLGMVAGNIVGGRLADKSVMGTLYRVLPAIAVALVVYAVAAHWQWSAMVMVFVVGASGSMLIPALQTRLLDASPDAPSLASSLNHAALNVANALGAFLGGVVIALGWGFVAPALVGAVLAVLGFGVALLSGLLERKRPLAG, encoded by the coding sequence ATGAGCAGCGTCCTTTCCCCGTCCACGGCAGCCCGCACCAAGACCCCCAACGTCGGCATGGCCATCTTTGCCCTGGCCATGGGCGGGGTGGGCATCGGCGTCACCGAGTTCACCATGATGGGCCTGCTGAAGGAAGTGGAACAGGGCCTGGGGATCAGTACTCCAGAGGCCGGGCACCTGATCTCCGCCTACGCACTGGGAGTCGTGGTAGGCGCTCCGCTCCTTGCCGCCGTCGGCGCCAGGCTGCCCCGCAAGAAACTGGCACTGGGCCTCCTGCTGTTCTTCACCGTGGCCAACCTGACCTCGTTCATAGCCCCTGACTACGGGACGATGCTCGTGTCCCGCTTTGCCGCCGGGCTGCCCCACGGGGCGTTCTTCGGAGTTGCTGCCGTCATCGCTGCATCCCTGGTTCCCCCCACCCGGCGGGGCTGGGCCATCTCCATGGTCATGGCCGGGCTCAGTGTCTCCAACGTGGTGGGCGTCCCGTTCGCCACCTGGCTGGGCCAAACCTTCGGGTGGCGCCTGCTGTTTGTCCTGGTGGGCGCCATCGGCCTGGTGGCCCTGGCCATGGTGTGGAAGTTCGTCCCGTTCCAGCAGGCCCACCCCGATGCCAGCATCCGTCGCGAACTTGGCGCCCTCAAGCGGCTACAGGTCTGGTTGGCCCTCCTGGTGGGCATCGTGGGCTTCGGCGGCTTCTTCGCCACCTACACCTATATCGCGCACACCATGACGGCCGTGGCCGGCATCCCGTCGGGGCTGCTCCCCCTGGTGGTGGCCCTGTACGGACTGGGGATGGTGGCCGGCAACATCGTGGGTGGCAGGTTGGCCGACAAATCGGTAATGGGCACCCTCTACCGGGTCCTCCCGGCCATTGCCGTGGCCCTGGTGGTTTACGCGGTGGCAGCCCACTGGCAGTGGAGCGCCATGGTGATGGTGTTCGTGGTGGGAGCTTCCGGTTCCATGCTGATCCCCGCCCTGCAGACCCGGCTCCTCGACGCCTCCCCGGATGCACCGTCGCTGGCATCTTCCCTCAACCATGCCGCCCTCAACGTCGCCAACGCACTCGGCGCGTTCCTTGGTGGAGTGGTCATCGCCCTCGGGTGGGGCTTCGTTGCCCCGGCACTCGTCGGCGCCGTCCTGGCCGTCCTCGGTTTCGGCGTCGCCCTCCTCAGCGGCCTGTTGGAACGGAAGAGGCCGCTGGCGGGCTAA
- a CDS encoding (deoxy)nucleoside triphosphate pyrophosphohydrolase, with translation MTGLIQVVGGAVVDSLANPTALLVARRSAPEHLAGLWEFPGGKVEHGEAPEAALVRELAEELGIGVRLGAELPAETPAGWPLNDRASMRVWFAEVTRGDPAPLEDHDELRWIRLQDSEAVLGLPWIPADYPIVRALLESAGALAPGQGRAHAR, from the coding sequence GTGACTGGACTGATTCAGGTAGTGGGCGGAGCCGTGGTGGACAGCCTTGCCAATCCAACGGCACTGCTGGTGGCGAGGCGGAGCGCTCCGGAGCACCTCGCCGGGCTGTGGGAGTTCCCCGGAGGCAAGGTGGAACACGGCGAGGCGCCCGAAGCGGCACTGGTACGGGAACTGGCCGAGGAGCTGGGAATCGGGGTGCGGCTGGGGGCAGAGCTGCCGGCGGAAACACCGGCCGGATGGCCCCTGAACGACCGGGCCAGCATGAGGGTGTGGTTCGCCGAGGTGACCCGTGGCGATCCCGCACCTTTGGAAGACCATGACGAACTGCGCTGGATCCGGCTGCAGGACAGCGAAGCAGTCCTGGGGCTGCCGTGGATTCCGGCCGATTACCCGATTGTGCGTGCCCTCCTGGAGTCAGCGGGCGCACTGGCACCGGGGCAGGGCCGGGCCCACGCCCGATAA
- a CDS encoding Rv2578c family radical SAM protein → MRWEAQALVPTPETAGGPGPALLPLAGLVRSVTTPEFAGITFHEVTAKSVLNRVPAGSKMPFEWTVNPYRGCSHACVYCFARKSHTYLDFDAGMDFDSQVVVKVNAAEVLRKELNKASWTRQQVALGTNTDPYQRAEGRYQLMPGIINALAESGTPLSILTKGTLLARDIPLLKSAAAQVPVGLGISLAMTDEALSEAIEPGTPGPRARLKLVSRLREAGLPCGVMAMPILPWLSDSDESLDALFGSLAAAGATGVSAGALYLKPGTREWFMKWIAANHPELAGRYRRLYGTGSYASKEYRTWLAGKVRYFKARHGFSHSSGFSHRDLNNRDLDNRDVDDPRAEEAEYPAGSIPAAAPGGHTAASAPPSAVQDSLF, encoded by the coding sequence ATGAGATGGGAAGCGCAAGCACTGGTGCCCACGCCGGAAACCGCAGGAGGACCCGGTCCCGCGCTGCTTCCGCTGGCCGGGCTGGTCCGCTCGGTCACCACCCCCGAGTTCGCCGGGATCACGTTCCACGAGGTCACCGCAAAATCGGTGCTCAACAGGGTCCCGGCGGGATCGAAGATGCCTTTCGAGTGGACAGTGAATCCCTACCGCGGCTGCAGCCACGCCTGCGTTTACTGCTTTGCCCGCAAGAGCCACACCTACCTTGACTTCGACGCCGGCATGGATTTCGACAGCCAGGTGGTGGTGAAGGTCAACGCCGCGGAAGTCCTCCGGAAGGAACTGAACAAGGCCTCATGGACGCGCCAGCAGGTGGCGCTGGGCACCAACACCGACCCCTACCAGCGGGCCGAGGGCAGGTACCAGCTCATGCCTGGCATCATCAATGCCCTGGCGGAGTCCGGCACTCCCCTGTCCATCCTCACCAAAGGGACCCTGCTGGCACGGGACATCCCGCTGCTCAAGAGTGCTGCCGCACAGGTGCCGGTAGGGCTTGGCATCTCCCTGGCCATGACCGACGAAGCCCTCTCCGAGGCCATCGAGCCCGGCACCCCGGGGCCCAGGGCCCGGCTCAAACTGGTGTCCCGGCTGCGCGAAGCCGGGCTGCCCTGCGGCGTCATGGCGATGCCCATCCTGCCGTGGCTCTCCGACAGCGATGAATCCCTGGATGCGCTGTTCGGTTCCCTGGCGGCCGCCGGCGCAACCGGAGTCAGTGCGGGCGCGCTGTACCTGAAGCCGGGCACCAGGGAATGGTTCATGAAGTGGATCGCCGCAAACCATCCCGAACTGGCCGGCCGCTACCGGCGGCTCTACGGGACCGGCTCCTACGCGTCCAAGGAATACCGGACATGGCTTGCCGGCAAGGTCCGCTATTTCAAGGCACGCCACGGCTTTTCGCATTCCTCCGGTTTCAGCCACCGGGACCTCAACAACAGGGACCTCGACAACAGGGACGTGGATGATCCACGCGCCGAGGAAGCGGAGTATCCGGCGGGGAGCATTCCGGCTGCAGCGCCCGGAGGTCACACGGCTGCTTCAGCGCCGCCGTCCGCGGTGCAGGATTCCCTGTTCTGA
- a CDS encoding SIMPL domain-containing protein (The SIMPL domain is named for its presence in mouse protein SIMPL (signalling molecule that associates with mouse pelle-like kinase). Bacterial member BP26, from Brucella, was shown to assemble into a channel-like structure, while YggE from E. coli has been associated with resistance to oxidative stress.) encodes MTGQDPQDRRDPGAITVTGTGWAEAAPDLMLVSIGMECRAESVAEAYAAAGRDLAAVGAALRSRGVSPDDIRSAGLAVRADLAWRDGEGQRLVGYIASSSLAVRLRDLGSAAATVSAAVHTAGDNVRLNSLQLVLSDDSVVRAQARDAAWQDALGSAAQYAALASAGLGRVLSVTDQRPAPGPVRFAGLQRASATEGPQVEPGLNRVEAAVTVTWELRP; translated from the coding sequence GTGACGGGCCAGGACCCGCAGGACCGCCGGGATCCTGGGGCCATCACCGTCACGGGGACTGGATGGGCGGAGGCCGCACCGGACCTGATGCTTGTTTCCATAGGCATGGAGTGCCGCGCCGAATCGGTGGCGGAAGCCTACGCGGCAGCAGGCAGGGACCTGGCGGCAGTTGGAGCGGCCCTCCGCAGCCGGGGCGTTTCCCCGGACGATATCCGCTCGGCCGGCCTGGCCGTCCGAGCGGACCTCGCCTGGCGGGACGGTGAGGGCCAGCGGCTTGTGGGCTACATTGCCTCCAGCAGCCTCGCGGTCAGGCTGCGGGACCTCGGCAGCGCGGCGGCCACAGTTTCAGCAGCCGTCCACACCGCCGGGGACAATGTCCGCCTGAACAGCCTGCAGCTGGTCCTTTCGGACGACTCAGTGGTCCGGGCGCAGGCGCGTGACGCGGCCTGGCAGGACGCGCTGGGTTCCGCTGCGCAGTATGCCGCACTGGCCTCGGCCGGCCTGGGCCGGGTCCTGTCCGTCACCGACCAGCGCCCGGCACCGGGACCGGTACGGTTTGCCGGGCTGCAGCGGGCATCCGCCACGGAAGGTCCACAGGTTGAGCCGGGCCTGAACCGGGTGGAGGCAGCCGTCACCGTCACATGGGAACTGCGGCCCTAG